One Bdellovibrio bacteriovorus str. Tiberius DNA segment encodes these proteins:
- the glmM gene encoding phosphoglucosamine mutase: MEKKTRLFGTDGIRGTANQYPMTPEMVVKIGQAIGYLLRKEAEEKSSSVRKVVIGKDTRLSGYMIEQALASGLNSMGVFVQLVGPLPTPGIGYLTRTMRAAAGIVISASHNPFHDNGIKVFGSDGFKISEEMEREIERLVLEEDLTPLLPPSKEIGRTRRIEDSQGRYIVYVKGTFPLEYTLDGMRIVLDTANGASYKVAPSIFQELGAEVIQLGDDPNGTNINDKVGALYPQKLAESVLHYRADVGISLDGDADRVIMVDEKGEIVNGDRILAICALHMKERGLLKGDTLVATQMSNFGLEKRMNEAGIKLVKTGVGDKYVVEEMRKNGYNLGGEQSGHIIFLDHTTTGDGCIAALSVLAVMKQTGKKMSDLNHVFEDVPQILINCRVKRRAELSELAGYNDMIRSIEKKLAGNGRVFVRFSGTEPVIRVLVEGTEKAQITQFAEEIASFLEKELS; this comes from the coding sequence GTGGAAAAGAAAACAAGACTGTTTGGGACTGACGGTATTCGCGGGACTGCGAATCAGTATCCAATGACTCCGGAAATGGTCGTTAAAATTGGTCAGGCCATCGGTTATCTTTTGCGCAAAGAGGCTGAAGAAAAATCCTCCAGCGTGCGCAAAGTGGTTATCGGAAAAGACACGCGTCTGTCCGGTTATATGATCGAGCAGGCTTTGGCTTCCGGGTTAAACTCCATGGGTGTGTTCGTGCAGCTGGTGGGACCACTGCCAACTCCAGGGATTGGTTATTTGACCCGCACCATGCGTGCCGCGGCGGGGATCGTGATCTCTGCTTCCCACAATCCATTCCATGACAACGGGATCAAAGTGTTTGGTTCTGATGGTTTCAAAATCTCTGAAGAGATGGAACGCGAAATCGAGCGCCTGGTTCTGGAAGAAGACCTGACACCACTTCTGCCGCCAAGCAAAGAAATCGGTCGCACTCGTCGTATTGAAGATTCTCAAGGACGTTATATCGTTTACGTAAAGGGCACATTCCCTCTGGAGTACACTCTGGATGGCATGCGTATCGTTCTGGATACCGCTAACGGAGCGTCTTATAAGGTTGCTCCATCCATCTTCCAGGAGCTGGGTGCGGAAGTGATCCAGCTGGGTGATGATCCAAATGGCACAAACATCAATGACAAGGTCGGTGCGTTGTATCCGCAAAAGCTGGCTGAATCCGTTTTGCACTATCGTGCGGACGTGGGTATCAGTCTGGACGGGGATGCGGACCGGGTGATCATGGTCGATGAAAAAGGCGAGATCGTGAACGGAGACCGCATTTTGGCGATCTGTGCTTTGCATATGAAAGAGCGTGGCCTGTTGAAGGGTGACACTCTGGTGGCAACGCAGATGTCGAACTTCGGCCTTGAAAAGCGCATGAATGAAGCAGGCATCAAGCTTGTAAAGACCGGCGTGGGTGACAAATACGTGGTCGAAGAGATGCGTAAAAATGGTTACAACCTGGGTGGCGAACAATCCGGTCACATTATCTTCCTGGATCACACCACAACGGGTGATGGTTGTATCGCGGCGTTGAGTGTTCTGGCGGTGATGAAACAAACTGGCAAGAAAATGAGCGATCTGAATCATGTCTTTGAAGACGTTCCGCAGATCCTGATCAATTGCCGTGTAAAACGCCGTGCCGAGCTTTCTGAGCTTGCCGGATACAACGACATGATTCGCAGTATTGAGAAGAAACTGGCTGGCAATGGCCGCGTCTTCGTTCGTTTCTCTGGAACTGAGCCCGTGATTCGTGTGCTGGTTGAGGGGACTGAGAAAGCTCAGATCACTCAATTTGCGGAAGAGATCGCCTCTTTCCTGGAAAAAGAACTGTCTTAA
- a CDS encoding pyridoxine 5'-phosphate synthase translates to MKHKIRLGVNVDHVATLRQVRGGTTAYPNLLDMVKKSVKGGAEQITIHLREDRRHIQLEDLKVLSKHCSVPLNLEMAATSQMVTYAKKYRPDWVCFVPEKRAELTTEGGLDVKKGFKKMFPMVEKLQRIGIEISMFIEPSIEQVEASYEIGADAVEFHTGKWVMLKGARKAAEWKRLCDAAEWAHYLGLNVHAGHGLDYEHSKLINKLPHLQEVNIGHSLVCYALEHGMEESVRKMRKILK, encoded by the coding sequence ATGAAACATAAAATTCGTTTGGGTGTAAATGTGGACCACGTGGCGACGCTTCGTCAGGTGCGTGGTGGGACAACGGCTTATCCTAATTTGCTGGATATGGTGAAAAAGTCCGTCAAAGGTGGCGCAGAACAAATCACGATTCATCTTCGTGAAGACCGTCGTCATATTCAATTGGAAGATCTTAAGGTGCTTTCCAAGCATTGTTCAGTGCCTCTGAATCTCGAAATGGCCGCGACCTCTCAGATGGTGACTTACGCCAAGAAGTATCGTCCTGACTGGGTGTGTTTCGTTCCTGAGAAGCGTGCTGAACTGACCACCGAAGGTGGTTTGGATGTAAAGAAAGGCTTTAAGAAAATGTTCCCGATGGTTGAAAAGCTTCAGCGCATCGGCATTGAAATCTCCATGTTTATTGAGCCTTCCATTGAACAAGTTGAAGCCTCTTATGAAATCGGTGCTGACGCCGTTGAATTCCACACGGGTAAATGGGTTATGCTTAAAGGAGCTCGCAAAGCCGCTGAATGGAAGCGTCTTTGTGATGCTGCTGAATGGGCGCATTATCTGGGGTTGAATGTGCACGCAGGCCACGGGCTTGATTATGAACATTCCAAACTTATCAATAAGTTGCCGCATCTTCAGGAAGTGAATATTGGACATTCTCTGGTGTGTTATGCGCTCGAGCATGGCATGGAAGAATCTGTCCGTAAGATGAGAAAAATCCTGAAATAA
- the tsaE gene encoding tRNA (adenosine(37)-N6)-threonylcarbamoyltransferase complex ATPase subunit type 1 TsaE → MTILNSQHIVKNLQELKSFWQEFLPHLNDRCILLMSGDVGAGKTTSVQMIAAELGMRDVQSPSFAIHLRYENAEGKALDHLDLYRLKDDDDLESSGFWDLFAQKNSLIIIEWANRLDFDYLPLNWQRVEVRFEKLSDTERKITTRQV, encoded by the coding sequence ATGACCATCCTGAATTCCCAACACATCGTAAAAAACCTCCAGGAGCTGAAAAGCTTCTGGCAGGAGTTTTTGCCCCACCTGAATGACCGCTGCATTTTACTAATGAGCGGCGATGTCGGTGCCGGCAAAACGACCTCGGTGCAAATGATTGCCGCCGAGCTGGGAATGCGCGATGTTCAGTCACCAAGCTTTGCCATTCATCTGCGCTATGAAAATGCTGAAGGCAAAGCCCTGGATCATCTGGATCTGTATCGTCTGAAGGATGACGACGATCTGGAAAGTTCCGGTTTCTGGGATCTGTTTGCCCAGAAAAATTCACTGATTATTATTGAATGGGCAAACCGCCTGGATTTCGATTACCTGCCGCTGAACTGGCAGCGTGTCGAGGTGCGCTTTGAAAAACTCAGCGACACCGAAAGAAAAATCACCACCCGCCAAGTTTAA
- a CDS encoding thermonuclease family protein gives MKNLSVLFIVLLLPSLLWAQGTRIKVLSVHDGDTLTAVDVSNNTRVKVRLMGVDTPEVDFMKETQGDVALAARDFLRSLIPADGIITLSEDSQIDKHGRILGRLLNGKNELNIEMLKNGWGMIYFIYPFEKRVVSDYSKASKEAFDNRLGIFSNDYRDTQEPYQFRMRVQKQVGRNPVGDLELKKVVPPEEINKIPVWKRVFFPNYEMAYQNGYN, from the coding sequence ATGAAAAACCTTTCAGTACTTTTCATTGTCCTGCTTCTTCCTTCTCTTCTTTGGGCCCAAGGCACACGCATTAAAGTTCTCAGCGTGCATGACGGCGACACACTGACAGCAGTGGACGTTTCAAACAACACCCGAGTCAAAGTGCGCTTGATGGGCGTTGACACCCCGGAAGTGGACTTCATGAAAGAAACCCAAGGGGATGTGGCGCTGGCCGCTCGCGACTTCCTGCGATCCCTGATCCCGGCTGATGGCATTATCACTCTCAGTGAAGACAGCCAGATCGACAAACACGGACGTATCCTGGGTCGTTTGTTGAATGGAAAAAATGAACTCAATATCGAAATGCTTAAAAATGGCTGGGGTATGATTTACTTCATCTATCCGTTTGAAAAACGCGTGGTGAGTGATTACAGCAAAGCCTCGAAGGAAGCCTTCGACAACCGTCTGGGCATTTTCTCAAACGACTATCGTGACACCCAGGAACCTTATCAGTTCCGCATGCGCGTGCAAAAACAAGTCGGCAGAAATCCAGTGGGCGATCTGGAACTGAAAAAAGTGGTTCCACCTGAAGAGATCAACAAGATCCCGGTCTGGAAACGCGTATTCTTCCCGAACTACGAAATGGCTTATCAAAACGGCTACAACTAA
- a CDS encoding protein-arginine deiminase family protein translates to MTIFLQILLSFILTEASANSCSQHNPMAADVPLCPAGGSKLLSENYPIMAATVSDDMGGPGYVKDYVTKVLKAQSQKPPQFFLAVTDETWDDVVREIKKQAPDQTTAQQWISGLSRVKTNSRWNWQQDYFESFFDPNTGKPVLREVQGYGRHGNAFNDLMKQSSKDCSFQEGKKLTNNPYKSGHSGGNIEAVNGLCLIGSDHFEGTEWDRYAKVTCENPAMAVKTPSDFLSVGHTDEFFKTLKDPTQKAPCDFSLSFASPKKGLDLLKKNPQGRAFDFSHLTPDEALARMSQTPYTYICQEFSYSKALKNNGGNPEKSREKRSRGVSQFLFEIMLPPVSAGATVQPLKDAESKRMQEYLERISEGGIDDPALERSRREEKYARLNRRRALMRQTGMIKDSTSIQNTMDCYNMTNKDLANLIEEDFEFKEFNASIEEATQKFKKDLLAKVKKSYPQCNPKTVELPDLFIGEMDYDSNPPKYVNGSADSIFPNPTNGDIVQDTFILPEPVNPAFKSDIDSSIKSLGLKTDYIDTHFAHSMNGNLHCSSHTMRYCRPQGGTK, encoded by the coding sequence ATGACCATTTTCCTGCAGATCCTGCTAAGTTTCATTCTGACTGAGGCTTCTGCAAATTCCTGTTCCCAGCATAATCCGATGGCTGCCGATGTACCACTGTGTCCTGCCGGCGGCAGCAAACTGCTTTCTGAAAACTATCCCATTATGGCGGCCACTGTTTCTGATGACATGGGAGGACCTGGTTACGTTAAAGACTATGTCACCAAGGTTCTAAAGGCCCAATCACAAAAACCACCACAATTCTTTCTGGCCGTGACTGATGAAACCTGGGACGACGTTGTCCGGGAAATCAAAAAGCAAGCTCCGGATCAAACCACCGCCCAGCAATGGATTTCAGGCCTGAGCCGCGTGAAAACCAACAGTCGCTGGAACTGGCAGCAGGATTATTTTGAAAGCTTCTTTGATCCAAATACCGGGAAACCGGTATTGCGCGAAGTTCAGGGCTATGGCCGCCACGGCAACGCCTTCAATGATCTGATGAAACAATCCAGCAAGGATTGCTCGTTTCAAGAGGGAAAAAAGCTGACGAACAATCCTTACAAATCCGGGCACAGCGGCGGCAACATCGAAGCCGTCAACGGACTTTGCCTGATTGGCTCGGATCACTTCGAAGGCACCGAATGGGACAGATACGCCAAAGTCACTTGCGAAAATCCCGCCATGGCTGTGAAAACCCCCTCCGATTTTTTAAGCGTTGGCCACACGGATGAGTTTTTCAAAACCCTGAAGGACCCAACTCAAAAAGCCCCTTGCGATTTCAGCCTGTCCTTTGCCAGCCCCAAAAAAGGTCTGGACCTGCTGAAGAAAAACCCGCAAGGCCGGGCTTTTGATTTTTCGCACCTGACACCGGATGAAGCTCTGGCCCGCATGAGCCAGACCCCTTACACCTATATCTGTCAGGAATTTTCCTATAGCAAAGCCCTGAAAAACAACGGTGGCAATCCGGAAAAGTCCCGCGAAAAACGGTCGCGCGGAGTCAGTCAGTTCCTTTTTGAAATCATGCTGCCGCCCGTCTCTGCTGGTGCCACAGTTCAACCCCTAAAAGACGCTGAATCCAAACGCATGCAGGAATACCTGGAAAGGATTTCTGAAGGTGGTATTGACGATCCCGCCCTGGAACGCAGCCGTCGCGAAGAAAAGTACGCTCGCTTAAACCGTCGGCGCGCCCTGATGCGCCAGACGGGAATGATCAAGGATTCAACCAGCATCCAGAACACCATGGACTGCTACAATATGACCAATAAGGATCTGGCCAACCTGATTGAAGAGGATTTTGAGTTCAAAGAATTCAATGCCTCCATCGAAGAGGCGACTCAAAAGTTCAAAAAAGACTTACTGGCGAAAGTTAAAAAGTCCTATCCACAATGCAACCCGAAAACGGTGGAACTTCCTGATCTTTTCATTGGGGAAATGGACTATGACAGCAATCCTCCCAAATACGTGAACGGTTCTGCAGATTCGATTTTCCCCAATCCCACAAACGGTGATATCGTGCAAGACACCTTCATTTTGCCTGAGCCGGTAAATCCGGCATTTAAAAGTGACATCGATTCCTCAATCAAAAGTCTGGGACTTAAAACTGATTACATCGACACGCATTTTGCCCATTCCATGAATGGAAATCTGCATTGTTCCAGCCACACCATGCGCTATTGCCGCCCTCAAGGAGGCACCAAATGA
- a CDS encoding cysteine desulfurase family protein yields the protein MIQTKVLHYFDHNATTPVCKEVLESLPEFAQAWGNPSSIHWGGRQPKNILRDARKAVAEMVNASPLEIIFTSGGSEANNTVLKGLLEYYQTAQFLTPEQRKRTHFMSSEVEHPSIMKTMQHLKDLGARVDFIPVNRQGQIDLKFYEEHLSEETALVSVMFANNETGTLFPIKEMVEMAHKKGALFHTDAVQAFGKVPVDLKALNVDFASFSGHKFYSVKGIGVLYAKKGNNVTPLIHGGAQERHRRGGTENTLGIGALGVVAKRAPMIAEKSKTLAALRDHMEARILSEISEVTVTAGETPRLPNTSSLVLKGADGETMLMSLDIKGYAVSTGAACSSGNPEPSPVLLAMGLSRDEAQNSLRLSLGWDSTLEQVDSFVDTLKTVVDRLRSLNDDKGETCHV from the coding sequence ATGATACAGACCAAGGTCCTTCATTATTTCGATCACAACGCCACGACTCCGGTGTGCAAAGAGGTTTTGGAATCTCTGCCCGAGTTCGCACAAGCTTGGGGGAACCCAAGCTCCATCCATTGGGGTGGTCGTCAGCCGAAGAATATTCTGCGTGACGCGCGCAAGGCCGTGGCAGAAATGGTGAACGCAAGTCCGCTGGAAATCATTTTCACTTCCGGTGGCAGCGAAGCCAACAACACAGTTTTGAAAGGTCTGCTGGAATACTACCAGACAGCACAGTTCCTGACTCCGGAGCAGCGCAAGCGCACTCACTTCATGAGTTCTGAAGTGGAGCACCCAAGCATCATGAAAACCATGCAGCACCTGAAAGATCTGGGGGCGCGCGTGGATTTTATTCCGGTGAATCGTCAGGGGCAGATTGATCTGAAATTCTATGAAGAGCATCTGAGCGAAGAAACCGCACTGGTGTCTGTGATGTTTGCCAACAATGAAACGGGCACATTATTCCCGATCAAAGAAATGGTCGAGATGGCGCATAAAAAAGGCGCGCTCTTCCATACGGATGCGGTACAGGCTTTCGGTAAAGTGCCGGTGGACCTGAAGGCGTTGAATGTCGATTTTGCCTCTTTCTCTGGTCACAAATTCTATTCCGTCAAAGGAATCGGAGTTTTGTATGCGAAGAAGGGCAACAACGTCACACCTCTGATTCACGGAGGCGCTCAGGAAAGACACCGCCGTGGCGGCACTGAAAACACACTGGGTATCGGGGCGCTGGGTGTGGTTGCCAAGCGTGCGCCAATGATTGCGGAAAAATCCAAGACGCTGGCAGCTCTTCGTGATCACATGGAAGCCCGCATTCTTTCTGAAATTTCTGAAGTGACGGTGACTGCCGGGGAAACCCCTCGTCTGCCGAACACAAGTTCATTGGTGCTGAAAGGTGCTGATGGGGAAACCATGCTGATGTCTTTGGATATCAAAGGCTATGCTGTCTCCACGGGGGCTGCATGTTCTTCCGGGAATCCCGAGCCAAGCCCGGTGCTTTTGGCGATGGGTCTGTCCCGTGACGAAGCTCAGAACAGCCTGCGTTTAAGCCTTGGCTGGGACAGCACACTGGAGCAGGTGGATTCGTTTGTAGATACATTGAAAACAGTAGTGGATCGCTTGCGATCTTTGAACGACGACAAAGGAGAGACTTGTCATGTCTAA
- the mnmA gene encoding tRNA 2-thiouridine(34) synthase MnmA, with the protein MSKGRVLVAMSGGVDSSAAAALLVEQGYEVIGATMQVWDYSTCDIEEGNGTCCSSIDVDDARSVADRLGIPFYVINCEAKFRAAVIDPFLKAYLEGQTPLPCVNCNTYLKFDHLVKKMRELECDYIATGHYAKIVYDDKGKASIHTSTDDWKDQTYFLFTIDPELVPKLLFPVGDMKKPQVREYSESRGLVTARKKDSQGICFVGNQGYQNFIKDHVKSEILASKKGLIKRFPEGQVMASHEGIHNYTYGQSKGLGMDYHEKLFVIKIDAADNTVWVGEEKHLFAKEVDVVDPKLLDEIQDGEIMNVKIRYQHKGAPAQVIKTDSGFKLKFTEPQRAVTPGQAAVFYRDRQLVGGGWITL; encoded by the coding sequence ATGTCTAAAGGAAGAGTCCTTGTTGCTATGAGCGGAGGCGTGGACAGTTCCGCCGCGGCTGCGCTCTTGGTCGAACAGGGTTACGAAGTTATCGGAGCCACGATGCAGGTCTGGGATTATTCCACCTGTGATATCGAGGAAGGAAACGGCACGTGCTGTTCCAGTATCGACGTGGATGACGCTCGTTCGGTTGCAGACCGTCTTGGTATTCCGTTTTATGTGATCAACTGCGAAGCGAAATTCCGTGCCGCGGTTATTGATCCTTTCTTGAAAGCCTACCTGGAAGGGCAAACGCCGCTTCCATGTGTGAACTGCAATACGTATTTGAAATTTGACCACCTGGTTAAAAAAATGCGTGAGCTTGAGTGTGACTATATCGCCACCGGCCACTATGCCAAAATCGTTTATGACGACAAAGGCAAAGCCTCGATCCACACATCCACAGATGACTGGAAAGATCAGACTTACTTCCTGTTTACAATTGATCCGGAATTGGTGCCGAAGCTTTTGTTCCCGGTGGGAGATATGAAAAAGCCGCAGGTGCGCGAGTATTCTGAAAGCCGTGGTCTGGTGACTGCGCGCAAGAAAGATTCTCAAGGCATCTGCTTTGTCGGCAATCAGGGTTATCAGAACTTTATCAAAGATCATGTGAAGTCCGAAATTCTGGCCAGCAAAAAAGGTCTGATCAAGCGCTTCCCGGAAGGTCAGGTGATGGCTTCTCATGAAGGCATTCACAACTATACCTATGGTCAATCAAAAGGTCTGGGCATGGATTATCACGAAAAACTGTTCGTGATTAAGATCGATGCCGCTGACAACACAGTCTGGGTGGGCGAAGAAAAACATCTTTTCGCCAAGGAAGTCGATGTCGTCGATCCAAAGCTGCTGGATGAAATCCAGGACGGCGAAATCATGAATGTGAAGATTCGCTATCAGCACAAAGGGGCCCCGGCTCAGGTGATTAAAACTGACAGCGGCTTTAAATTGAAATTCACAGAGCCTCAGCGTGCAGTGACTCCAGGTCAGGCTGCCGTTTTCTATCGTGACAGGCAGCTCGTGGGGGGCGGATGGATCACTCTATGA
- the mtaB gene encoding tRNA (N(6)-L-threonylcarbamoyladenosine(37)-C(2))-methylthiotransferase MtaB, which translates to MKYQVHTFGCKVNTYDAGLIQKNLNASGFMPVVSGQKDARIHVLNTCAVTAEATKEAVRYIRRLKVKDPFCTIVVTGCAAQVDTGSFSGLPGADLIVANSHKGSLPDLLNKHFRGELTEKVFKSNIFKKEDLEAGGGIEKQHTRTFLKIQDGCNSFCTYCIIPYARGKSRSIPVADLVNRINDLYAEGSREVVLTGVHIGDYEDQIGDRKYVMEDLLENLLAKTKMPRFRLSSLEPVEVSERLLDLYQDSRLCPHFHMSIQSANTDVLFHMKRKYTQEDVQKSLRAIADRVPGSFVGMDVITGFPTETEEQFQDTYNCLKDLPWTKLHVFPYSERQGTRAAAMDVSVYPHVRAERAARLRELSISRYTEQARNQIGSTKRVLVLKNAAKGGQGLSHDYWPVDISGADSFLDHWAGQEVDVKVTGYDHSNKQHMEGHLIGEVLS; encoded by the coding sequence ATGAAGTATCAGGTCCACACTTTCGGCTGTAAGGTGAACACTTACGATGCCGGCCTGATCCAGAAAAACCTGAACGCCAGCGGCTTCATGCCGGTGGTGTCCGGCCAGAAAGACGCGCGCATCCACGTGCTGAACACCTGTGCGGTGACTGCGGAAGCCACGAAAGAGGCGGTTCGCTATATCCGTCGTCTGAAGGTGAAAGATCCTTTCTGCACGATCGTGGTGACAGGATGTGCGGCGCAAGTCGACACCGGGTCGTTCTCAGGTCTTCCGGGGGCAGATCTTATTGTGGCCAATTCCCACAAAGGCAGTCTGCCGGATCTTTTGAACAAGCACTTCCGCGGTGAGCTGACTGAAAAAGTATTTAAATCCAACATTTTTAAAAAAGAGGATCTGGAAGCCGGCGGTGGTATTGAAAAGCAACACACCCGCACCTTCCTGAAAATTCAGGATGGCTGTAACAGTTTCTGTACTTACTGCATTATTCCTTATGCCCGCGGTAAGAGCCGTTCCATCCCGGTGGCGGATCTGGTGAATCGTATCAATGACCTGTATGCGGAAGGCTCGCGCGAAGTGGTGCTGACCGGCGTGCATATCGGCGATTATGAAGACCAGATCGGTGACCGTAAATATGTGATGGAAGATCTGCTGGAAAATCTTCTGGCGAAAACCAAGATGCCACGTTTCCGTCTTTCAAGCCTTGAGCCGGTGGAAGTGTCTGAGCGTCTGTTGGATCTTTATCAGGATTCACGTCTGTGCCCGCATTTCCATATGAGCATTCAAAGTGCCAACACCGATGTGCTTTTCCATATGAAGCGCAAATACACGCAAGAAGACGTGCAAAAATCTCTGCGCGCGATTGCGGACCGTGTTCCCGGCAGCTTTGTCGGGATGGATGTCATCACGGGTTTCCCAACTGAAACCGAAGAGCAGTTCCAGGACACCTACAACTGCCTGAAAGATCTGCCGTGGACCAAGCTGCACGTATTCCCGTACAGCGAACGTCAGGGCACCCGTGCGGCGGCTATGGATGTTTCTGTGTATCCGCATGTGCGCGCGGAAAGAGCGGCACGTCTGCGCGAACTGAGTATCAGTCGTTACACCGAACAAGCCCGGAATCAGATCGGCAGCACCAAGCGTGTGCTGGTCCTGAAAAATGCCGCCAAAGGCGGACAGGGTCTTAGTCATGATTACTGGCCAGTGGATATTTCCGGTGCCGATAGCTTCCTGGATCACTGGGCGGGTCAGGAAGTCGATGTGAAAGTGACAGGCTATGATCATTCCAACAAACAACACATGGAAGGTCATCTGATCGGCGAGGTTCTGTCATGA
- the rnc gene encoding ribonuclease III, which produces MSDQGRKSLEERVGYHFKKPALLERALTHKSFANELRNTVEHNEKLEFLGDAVLDLVVGEFLYEKFPTDTEGGLSKKRASIVNEEVLSELALEMGLNKLMQLGKGEALTGGAQKPRLIASSFEAIVGALYLDGGFEVARSFIRQEFVPLADRVCGHEDFERDYKTRLQELVQKSSKETPRYEVLAEEGPPHDREFLVCVKVKEDVWAQGRGRSKKNAEQMAAKNALEMKYKETN; this is translated from the coding sequence ATGAGTGATCAGGGCCGAAAGAGTCTTGAAGAGCGTGTAGGGTATCACTTTAAGAAACCGGCACTGCTGGAAAGAGCGCTGACCCACAAGAGTTTTGCCAACGAGCTGAGAAACACCGTTGAGCACAATGAAAAGCTCGAATTCCTGGGTGATGCTGTTTTGGATCTGGTCGTGGGAGAGTTTTTGTATGAAAAATTCCCGACCGACACTGAAGGTGGATTGTCAAAGAAACGTGCCAGTATTGTCAATGAAGAGGTTCTGTCCGAACTGGCACTGGAAATGGGTTTGAATAAACTCATGCAACTGGGAAAGGGCGAAGCCCTGACCGGGGGCGCGCAGAAGCCGCGCCTGATAGCCTCTTCGTTTGAAGCCATTGTCGGGGCGCTGTACCTGGACGGTGGTTTCGAAGTGGCTCGCAGCTTTATTCGTCAGGAATTTGTTCCTTTGGCGGATCGGGTGTGTGGTCACGAGGACTTCGAGCGGGATTATAAAACCCGTCTGCAGGAACTGGTGCAGAAGTCCTCGAAAGAAACGCCACGCTATGAAGTGCTGGCGGAAGAAGGGCCCCCGCATGATCGGGAGTTCCTGGTTTGTGTAAAAGTAAAAGAAGATGTCTGGGCTCAAGGGCGGGGCCGCAGTAAGAAAAACGCCGAGCAAATGGCGGCAAAGAATGCCCTTGAGATGAAGTACAAGGAGACGAATTAA
- the era gene encoding GTPase Era, which yields MSYKAGFLGLIGQPNAGKSTLMNFLVDEKVSIVSSKPQTTRRRILGIWSTDKGQVIFVDAPGLIKADEGLNGFLAQEAHDVINSSDALLAIIAVDEEKPENAEKVIDLVSKSGKPWIAVITKTDIEEKAHRVMILRKMVEDKGGKAFSVSVKDSKNDQEEREALLIEFMELLPESPAPLYDTELFTNENVREMAAEIVREQCFEALHHEIPYSIAVRIVKFEEEAKPVPKIYAEIVVSKDSHKAIVIGKGASVIKQIGMEARKEIEKLMGEKIFLDLNVASKPEWFSNKRMMKELGYVVDSKD from the coding sequence ATGAGTTACAAAGCTGGATTTTTAGGTCTGATCGGACAGCCGAACGCGGGGAAGAGCACGTTGATGAACTTCCTTGTGGACGAAAAGGTCTCTATCGTCTCTTCAAAACCTCAGACAACCCGCCGCCGTATTCTGGGCATCTGGAGCACAGATAAAGGTCAGGTGATCTTTGTTGATGCTCCGGGTTTGATCAAAGCCGATGAGGGTTTGAATGGTTTCCTGGCACAGGAAGCCCATGATGTTATCAACAGCTCTGATGCGCTTTTGGCGATCATTGCGGTGGATGAGGAAAAACCGGAAAACGCTGAAAAGGTCATCGACCTGGTTTCCAAAAGCGGCAAGCCATGGATCGCCGTGATCACCAAAACGGATATCGAGGAAAAAGCCCACCGTGTGATGATTCTTCGCAAGATGGTCGAGGACAAGGGCGGCAAAGCCTTCTCTGTGTCCGTGAAAGACTCCAAAAACGATCAGGAAGAGCGTGAAGCACTTCTGATTGAGTTCATGGAATTGCTGCCAGAGTCTCCGGCTCCACTTTATGACACTGAGTTGTTTACGAACGAAAACGTGCGTGAAATGGCGGCGGAAATCGTCCGTGAACAGTGCTTTGAGGCGCTTCACCATGAAATCCCGTATTCTATCGCGGTTCGCATCGTGAAGTTTGAAGAAGAAGCCAAGCCGGTTCCAAAGATCTATGCCGAGATCGTGGTGTCCAAAGACAGCCACAAAGCGATCGTGATCGGAAAAGGCGCCAGCGTGATCAAGCAGATCGGTATGGAAGCCCGCAAGGAAATTGAAAAACTGATGGGAGAAAAAATCTTCCTGGACCTGAACGTGGCATCCAAGCCCGAGTGGTTCTCCAATAAACGCATGATGAAGGAGCTTGGATATGTCGTCGACTCTAAAGACTGA